Proteins encoded by one window of Babylonia areolata isolate BAREFJ2019XMU chromosome 8, ASM4173473v1, whole genome shotgun sequence:
- the LOC143284537 gene encoding protein bicaudal D-like isoform X1, with protein MESSTDFQKEVERLSTELAETAREKVQAAEYGLVVLEEKQQLQAQYDELESHFEALKVELECAKEALTKNHIELRRHHQTGVHHEELFLEQTAEREESFQSSISDLEAELKAVNASMERVGADNERLAANVSELSHQVEVLEAQRNQLKHENREYKIRENRNYADYAELEEENIILQKSVSQLKTSQVEFEAMKHENKRLLEEVEDLHLQVEEVTNLRRIVEKNLEESLSSLQAEREQKHSLKKELDQRLNRESMFNLSNLAHLGGLTEGLSVSSYSTNESSQDSGAEEDAESQDHSHPALKRIEADFSLSPKDGDSSIPMPRPGVVGDILSEIQVTEVGKLESMLQQSEEEKMEMQKALDEARKLIEDTQVDLVEQKKRADQLKSYIASLAAVRDITTSKLPNDLEVSFDETMLREMEEEDDPERRALLQLRNSLQLKDKKYRTALNEIGSLQSEIMMLQSAAALGPGVEFNEALADLKKKCMLYEETIREQEREIHRMTDTADQAHGSIAATQAELVRITEDLAQLYHLVCEVSGETPSRVMLDHAKSSTQPLQSSDSSEKESSEEPATPTKESMSVPVCEAETSAKKSAQAKQKSKSRREKKAAVSNAQGDPTSCEKLSETVIDQVKFLKQAVEHLMEISKNWNRDEGAGSGDHSEDLLEMQDQIVKLKAMLSTKREQIATLRSVLKANKSTAEVALANLKQKYENEKIIVTETMLKLRNELKSLKEDAATFASLRAMFAQRCDEYVTQLDESQRQLAAAEEEKKTLNSLLRMAIQQKLVLTQRLEDLEFDRERRNMTNRRSGGRGTGKMPNPKGINSKLCLPPELMSCSPASCSSQPMTTSITEDRM; from the exons GCCCTCACAAAGAATCATATTGAGCTGAGACGACACCACCAAACCGGCGTACACCATGAAGAACTGTTCTTGGAGCAGACAGCAGAGCGGGAGGAGAGCTTCCAGTCGTCCATCAGCGACTTGGAGGCAGAGCTCAAGGCTGTCAATGCATCCATGGAGCGTGTCGGTGCTGACAACGAGAGACTGGCGGCCAACGTGTCGGAACTTAGTCATCAG GTGGAGGTTTTGGAGGCACAGAGGAATCAGCTGAAACATGAGAACCGAGAGTACAAGATTCGTGAAAACCGGAACTATGCGGATTATGCAGAGCTTGAGGAAGAGAACATCATCCTGCAGAAGTCAGTTTCTCAACTAAAAACCAGTCAG GTGGAATTTGAAGCCATGAAGCACGAGAATAAGCGCCtgctggaggaggtggaggacctCCACCTGCAGGTGGAAGAGGTGACCAACCTGCGGCGCATCGTGGAGAAGAACCTGGAGGAGTCCCTCAGCTCTCTGCAGGCCGAGCGCGAGCAGAAACACTCCCTGAAGAAGGAGCTGGACCAGCGCCTGAATCGAGAGTCCATGTTCAACCTGAGCAACCTGGCCCACCTTGGAGGCTTGACCGAGggcctgtctgtctcatcctACTCCACCAACGAGTCGTCACAGGACTCGGGTGCCGAGGAAGACGCCGAGAGCCAGGACCACTCCCACCCAGCCCTCAAGCGCATCGAGGCCGACTTCTCCCTGTCCCCCAAGGATGGGGATTCGTCCATCCCCATGCCCCGTCCTGGTGTGGTGGGAGACATCCTCAGTGAGATTCAG GTGACTGAAGTGGGCAAACTGGAGTCCATGCTGCAGCagtcagaagaagagaagatggagATGCAGAAGGCATTGGACGAAGCACGGAAACTGATAGAAGACACCCAGGTGGACCTGGTGGAGCAGAAGAAACGGGCTGATCAGCTCAAGTCCTACATTGCCTCCCTGGCGGCTGTGCGTGACATCACCACATCCAAGCTTCCCAATGACCTGGAAGTCTCCTTCGATGAGACCATGCTGCgtgagatggaggaagaggatgacccAGAGAGGAGAGCTTTGCTGCAGTTACGTAACAGCCTTCAGCTGAAGGACAAAAAGTACAGGACAGCGCTGAACGAGATTGGCAGTCTCCAGTCTGAAATCATGATGCTGCAGAGCGCAGCGGCTCTAGGTCCGGGTGTGGAGTTCAATGAGGCTTTGGCAGACCTGAAAAAGAAGTGTATGCTGTATGAAGAGACGAtcagagagcaggagagagagatccacaggaTGACGGACACAGCGGATCAGGCGCACGGAAGCATCGCTGCCACTCAGGCAGAGCTGGTCCGCATCACTGAGGACCTTGCCCAGCTGTATCACCTGGTGTGTGAGGTCAGCGGCGAGACACCGTCACGAGTGATGCTGGACCATGCCAAATCCTCCACCCAGCCGCTCCAGTCTTCAGACagcagtgagaaagagagcaGTGAAGAGCCAGCCACACCCACCAAAGAAAgcatgtctgttcctgtctgtgagGCAGAAACCTCGGCCAAGAAGTCTGCTCAGGCCAAACAGAAATCAAAATCTCGACGAGAAAAGAAGGCTGCTGTCAGCAATGCCCAGGGTGACCCCACATCCTGTGAGAAACTGTCAGAGACTGTGATAGACCAGGTGAAATTCTTGAAGCAAGCGGTGGAGCACCTGATGGAGATCTCCAAGAACTGGAACCGCGATGAAGGTGCAGGGTCAGGAGACCACTCTGAAGACTTGCTGGAGATGCAGGACCAGATAGTCAAACTGAAGGCCATGCTGTCCACCAAGCGTGAACAGATCGCTACGCTACGCTCAGTCCTCAAGGCCAACAAGTCGACTGCGGAAGTCGCACTTGCCAACCTGAAACAAAAGTATGAGAATGAAAAGATCATTGTGACCGAAACAATGCTGAAGCTGCGCAATGAACTGAAGTCTCTCAAAGAGGATGCAGCCACGTTTGCCTCCCTGCGAGCCATGTTTGCCCAGCGCTGTGACGAGTATGTGACCCAGCTTGACGAGAGTCAGCGACAGCTGGCtgcagcagaagaagagaagaagaccctCAACTCACTGCTTCGCATGGCCATCCAGCAAAAACTGGTTCTGACCCAGCGCCTGGAAGACCTGGAGTTTGATCGGGAGCGCCGTAATATGACAAACCGGCGGTCCGGTGGGCGAGGCACAGGCAAGATGCCCAACCCCAAA GGGATTAACAGTAAGCTCTGCCTCCCTCCAG AGCTGATGTCGTGCAGCCCGGCCAGCTGTAGCAGTCAGCCCATGACCACCAGCATCACCGAGGACCGCATGTGA
- the LOC143284537 gene encoding protein bicaudal D-like isoform X2, translated as MESSTDFQKEVERLSTELAETAREKVQAAEYGLVVLEEKQQLQAQYDELESHFEALKVELECAKEALTKNHIELRRHHQTGVHHEELFLEQTAEREESFQSSISDLEAELKAVNASMERVGADNERLAANVSELSHQVEVLEAQRNQLKHENREYKIRENRNYADYAELEEENIILQKSVSQLKTSQVEFEAMKHENKRLLEEVEDLHLQVEEVTNLRRIVEKNLEESLSSLQAEREQKHSLKKELDQRLNRESMFNLSNLAHLGGLTEGLSVSSYSTNESSQDSGAEEDAESQDHSHPALKRIEADFSLSPKDGDSSIPMPRPGVVGDILSEIQVTEVGKLESMLQQSEEEKMEMQKALDEARKLIEDTQVDLVEQKKRADQLKSYIASLAAVRDITTSKLPNDLEVSFDETMLREMEEEDDPERRALLQLRNSLQLKDKKYRTALNEIGSLQSEIMMLQSAAALGPGVEFNEALADLKKKCMLYEETIREQEREIHRMTDTADQAHGSIAATQAELVRITEDLAQLYHLVCEVSGETPSRVMLDHAKSSTQPLQSSDSSEKESSEEPATPTKESMSVPVCEAETSAKKSAQAKQKSKSRREKKAAVSNAQGDPTSCEKLSETVIDQVKFLKQAVEHLMEISKNWNRDEGAGSGDHSEDLLEMQDQIVKLKAMLSTKREQIATLRSVLKANKSTAEVALANLKQKYENEKIIVTETMLKLRNELKSLKEDAATFASLRAMFAQRCDEYVTQLDESQRQLAAAEEEKKTLNSLLRMAIQQKLVLTQRLEDLEFDRERRNMTNRRSGGRGTGKMPNPKVSSGNSSHSFTDDIGGYTRRVFQSFRRDY; from the exons GCCCTCACAAAGAATCATATTGAGCTGAGACGACACCACCAAACCGGCGTACACCATGAAGAACTGTTCTTGGAGCAGACAGCAGAGCGGGAGGAGAGCTTCCAGTCGTCCATCAGCGACTTGGAGGCAGAGCTCAAGGCTGTCAATGCATCCATGGAGCGTGTCGGTGCTGACAACGAGAGACTGGCGGCCAACGTGTCGGAACTTAGTCATCAG GTGGAGGTTTTGGAGGCACAGAGGAATCAGCTGAAACATGAGAACCGAGAGTACAAGATTCGTGAAAACCGGAACTATGCGGATTATGCAGAGCTTGAGGAAGAGAACATCATCCTGCAGAAGTCAGTTTCTCAACTAAAAACCAGTCAG GTGGAATTTGAAGCCATGAAGCACGAGAATAAGCGCCtgctggaggaggtggaggacctCCACCTGCAGGTGGAAGAGGTGACCAACCTGCGGCGCATCGTGGAGAAGAACCTGGAGGAGTCCCTCAGCTCTCTGCAGGCCGAGCGCGAGCAGAAACACTCCCTGAAGAAGGAGCTGGACCAGCGCCTGAATCGAGAGTCCATGTTCAACCTGAGCAACCTGGCCCACCTTGGAGGCTTGACCGAGggcctgtctgtctcatcctACTCCACCAACGAGTCGTCACAGGACTCGGGTGCCGAGGAAGACGCCGAGAGCCAGGACCACTCCCACCCAGCCCTCAAGCGCATCGAGGCCGACTTCTCCCTGTCCCCCAAGGATGGGGATTCGTCCATCCCCATGCCCCGTCCTGGTGTGGTGGGAGACATCCTCAGTGAGATTCAG GTGACTGAAGTGGGCAAACTGGAGTCCATGCTGCAGCagtcagaagaagagaagatggagATGCAGAAGGCATTGGACGAAGCACGGAAACTGATAGAAGACACCCAGGTGGACCTGGTGGAGCAGAAGAAACGGGCTGATCAGCTCAAGTCCTACATTGCCTCCCTGGCGGCTGTGCGTGACATCACCACATCCAAGCTTCCCAATGACCTGGAAGTCTCCTTCGATGAGACCATGCTGCgtgagatggaggaagaggatgacccAGAGAGGAGAGCTTTGCTGCAGTTACGTAACAGCCTTCAGCTGAAGGACAAAAAGTACAGGACAGCGCTGAACGAGATTGGCAGTCTCCAGTCTGAAATCATGATGCTGCAGAGCGCAGCGGCTCTAGGTCCGGGTGTGGAGTTCAATGAGGCTTTGGCAGACCTGAAAAAGAAGTGTATGCTGTATGAAGAGACGAtcagagagcaggagagagagatccacaggaTGACGGACACAGCGGATCAGGCGCACGGAAGCATCGCTGCCACTCAGGCAGAGCTGGTCCGCATCACTGAGGACCTTGCCCAGCTGTATCACCTGGTGTGTGAGGTCAGCGGCGAGACACCGTCACGAGTGATGCTGGACCATGCCAAATCCTCCACCCAGCCGCTCCAGTCTTCAGACagcagtgagaaagagagcaGTGAAGAGCCAGCCACACCCACCAAAGAAAgcatgtctgttcctgtctgtgagGCAGAAACCTCGGCCAAGAAGTCTGCTCAGGCCAAACAGAAATCAAAATCTCGACGAGAAAAGAAGGCTGCTGTCAGCAATGCCCAGGGTGACCCCACATCCTGTGAGAAACTGTCAGAGACTGTGATAGACCAGGTGAAATTCTTGAAGCAAGCGGTGGAGCACCTGATGGAGATCTCCAAGAACTGGAACCGCGATGAAGGTGCAGGGTCAGGAGACCACTCTGAAGACTTGCTGGAGATGCAGGACCAGATAGTCAAACTGAAGGCCATGCTGTCCACCAAGCGTGAACAGATCGCTACGCTACGCTCAGTCCTCAAGGCCAACAAGTCGACTGCGGAAGTCGCACTTGCCAACCTGAAACAAAAGTATGAGAATGAAAAGATCATTGTGACCGAAACAATGCTGAAGCTGCGCAATGAACTGAAGTCTCTCAAAGAGGATGCAGCCACGTTTGCCTCCCTGCGAGCCATGTTTGCCCAGCGCTGTGACGAGTATGTGACCCAGCTTGACGAGAGTCAGCGACAGCTGGCtgcagcagaagaagagaagaagaccctCAACTCACTGCTTCGCATGGCCATCCAGCAAAAACTGGTTCTGACCCAGCGCCTGGAAGACCTGGAGTTTGATCGGGAGCGCCGTAATATGACAAACCGGCGGTCCGGTGGGCGAGGCACAGGCAAGATGCCCAACCCCAAAGTAAGTTCTGGCAACTCATCCCATTCCTTTACTGACGACATTGGGGGCTACACGAGGCGAGTCTTCCAAAGCTTTCGTCGAGATTATTAA
- the LOC143284537 gene encoding protein bicaudal D-like isoform X3 has protein sequence MESSTDFQKEVERLSTELAETAREKVQAAEYGLVVLEEKQQLQAQYDELESHFEALKVELECAKEALTKNHIELRRHHQTGVHHEELFLEQTAEREESFQSSISDLEAELKAVNASMERVGADNERLAANVSELSHQVEVLEAQRNQLKHENREYKIRENRNYADYAELEEENIILQKSVSQLKTSQVEFEAMKHENKRLLEEVEDLHLQVEEVTNLRRIVEKNLEESLSSLQAEREQKHSLKKELDQRLNRESMFNLSNLAHLGGLTEGLSVSSYSTNESSQDSGAEEDAESQDHSHPALKRIEADFSLSPKDGDSSIPMPRPGVVGDILSEIQVTEVGKLESMLQQSEEEKMEMQKALDEARKLIEDTQVDLVEQKKRADQLKSYIASLAAVRDITTSKLPNDLEVSFDETMLREMEEEDDPERRALLQLRNSLQLKDKKYRTALNEIGSLQSEIMMLQSAAALGPGVEFNEALADLKKKCMLYEETIREQEREIHRMTDTADQAHGSIAATQAELVRITEDLAQLYHLVCEVSGETPSRVMLDHAKSSTQPLQSSDSSEKESSEEPATPTKESMSVPVCEAETSAKKSAQAKQKSKSRREKKAAVSNAQGDPTSCEKLSETVIDQVKFLKQAVEHLMEISKNWNRDEGAGSGDHSEDLLEMQDQIVKLKAMLSTKREQIATLRSVLKANKSTAEVALANLKQKYENEKIIVTETMLKLRNELKSLKEDAATFASLRAMFAQRCDEYVTQLDESQRQLAAAEEEKKTLNSLLRMAIQQKLVLTQRLEDLEFDRERRNMTNRRSGGRGTGKMPNPKS, from the exons GCCCTCACAAAGAATCATATTGAGCTGAGACGACACCACCAAACCGGCGTACACCATGAAGAACTGTTCTTGGAGCAGACAGCAGAGCGGGAGGAGAGCTTCCAGTCGTCCATCAGCGACTTGGAGGCAGAGCTCAAGGCTGTCAATGCATCCATGGAGCGTGTCGGTGCTGACAACGAGAGACTGGCGGCCAACGTGTCGGAACTTAGTCATCAG GTGGAGGTTTTGGAGGCACAGAGGAATCAGCTGAAACATGAGAACCGAGAGTACAAGATTCGTGAAAACCGGAACTATGCGGATTATGCAGAGCTTGAGGAAGAGAACATCATCCTGCAGAAGTCAGTTTCTCAACTAAAAACCAGTCAG GTGGAATTTGAAGCCATGAAGCACGAGAATAAGCGCCtgctggaggaggtggaggacctCCACCTGCAGGTGGAAGAGGTGACCAACCTGCGGCGCATCGTGGAGAAGAACCTGGAGGAGTCCCTCAGCTCTCTGCAGGCCGAGCGCGAGCAGAAACACTCCCTGAAGAAGGAGCTGGACCAGCGCCTGAATCGAGAGTCCATGTTCAACCTGAGCAACCTGGCCCACCTTGGAGGCTTGACCGAGggcctgtctgtctcatcctACTCCACCAACGAGTCGTCACAGGACTCGGGTGCCGAGGAAGACGCCGAGAGCCAGGACCACTCCCACCCAGCCCTCAAGCGCATCGAGGCCGACTTCTCCCTGTCCCCCAAGGATGGGGATTCGTCCATCCCCATGCCCCGTCCTGGTGTGGTGGGAGACATCCTCAGTGAGATTCAG GTGACTGAAGTGGGCAAACTGGAGTCCATGCTGCAGCagtcagaagaagagaagatggagATGCAGAAGGCATTGGACGAAGCACGGAAACTGATAGAAGACACCCAGGTGGACCTGGTGGAGCAGAAGAAACGGGCTGATCAGCTCAAGTCCTACATTGCCTCCCTGGCGGCTGTGCGTGACATCACCACATCCAAGCTTCCCAATGACCTGGAAGTCTCCTTCGATGAGACCATGCTGCgtgagatggaggaagaggatgacccAGAGAGGAGAGCTTTGCTGCAGTTACGTAACAGCCTTCAGCTGAAGGACAAAAAGTACAGGACAGCGCTGAACGAGATTGGCAGTCTCCAGTCTGAAATCATGATGCTGCAGAGCGCAGCGGCTCTAGGTCCGGGTGTGGAGTTCAATGAGGCTTTGGCAGACCTGAAAAAGAAGTGTATGCTGTATGAAGAGACGAtcagagagcaggagagagagatccacaggaTGACGGACACAGCGGATCAGGCGCACGGAAGCATCGCTGCCACTCAGGCAGAGCTGGTCCGCATCACTGAGGACCTTGCCCAGCTGTATCACCTGGTGTGTGAGGTCAGCGGCGAGACACCGTCACGAGTGATGCTGGACCATGCCAAATCCTCCACCCAGCCGCTCCAGTCTTCAGACagcagtgagaaagagagcaGTGAAGAGCCAGCCACACCCACCAAAGAAAgcatgtctgttcctgtctgtgagGCAGAAACCTCGGCCAAGAAGTCTGCTCAGGCCAAACAGAAATCAAAATCTCGACGAGAAAAGAAGGCTGCTGTCAGCAATGCCCAGGGTGACCCCACATCCTGTGAGAAACTGTCAGAGACTGTGATAGACCAGGTGAAATTCTTGAAGCAAGCGGTGGAGCACCTGATGGAGATCTCCAAGAACTGGAACCGCGATGAAGGTGCAGGGTCAGGAGACCACTCTGAAGACTTGCTGGAGATGCAGGACCAGATAGTCAAACTGAAGGCCATGCTGTCCACCAAGCGTGAACAGATCGCTACGCTACGCTCAGTCCTCAAGGCCAACAAGTCGACTGCGGAAGTCGCACTTGCCAACCTGAAACAAAAGTATGAGAATGAAAAGATCATTGTGACCGAAACAATGCTGAAGCTGCGCAATGAACTGAAGTCTCTCAAAGAGGATGCAGCCACGTTTGCCTCCCTGCGAGCCATGTTTGCCCAGCGCTGTGACGAGTATGTGACCCAGCTTGACGAGAGTCAGCGACAGCTGGCtgcagcagaagaagagaagaagaccctCAACTCACTGCTTCGCATGGCCATCCAGCAAAAACTGGTTCTGACCCAGCGCCTGGAAGACCTGGAGTTTGATCGGGAGCGCCGTAATATGACAAACCGGCGGTCCGGTGGGCGAGGCACAGGCAAGATGCCCAACCCCAAA AGCTGA